In a genomic window of Victivallis lenta:
- a CDS encoding substrate-binding domain-containing protein, which produces MIEKRYMPTIKLNRGGAEPLHLQLSRGIVEDIFRSRPLPGRPFVSERQLAESLMLNRNTVHRAYEQLISDGILHLPDGRRTICIAPHALTRVIPPFPSIGIILPRQFSVFAGGDTPTPLKYLSGIFDRAAELGYAPMPLLLPPPETPDAEVREWLKNMLSRLTAMIHLGDRGFTPDRPLELTLTENFLPQIFISGYSHDVRIASVVCDLEGAFAALTGYLKENGHHRIGVIGECFEPNPYFNYTYRSRTARSIDALRRNGMELRDEWILRIPQLSSPLEPLRDMLQACGKELPGVFFCSNDATAERTFTALRELGRKVPGEFSLVGADDTGIAEKMPVPLTTLKVPMYAIGRTSVDLALERFYNGPAEETRLRKIPSTLVLRSSVKPQGEHSAFPERLP; this is translated from the coding sequence ATGATCGAAAAAAGATACATGCCGACGATCAAACTCAACCGCGGCGGCGCGGAACCGCTTCATCTGCAACTGAGCCGCGGAATCGTCGAAGACATTTTCCGAAGCCGCCCGCTGCCGGGACGCCCTTTTGTTTCGGAACGGCAGCTGGCGGAATCGCTGATGCTGAACCGCAACACGGTTCACCGTGCCTATGAACAGCTTATCAGCGATGGAATTCTGCATTTGCCGGACGGGCGCAGAACGATCTGCATCGCTCCGCATGCACTTACCCGGGTCATTCCGCCTTTCCCCTCGATCGGCATCATTCTGCCCCGGCAATTCTCGGTGTTCGCGGGCGGAGACACCCCAACACCGCTGAAATACCTGAGCGGAATTTTCGACCGGGCGGCTGAACTCGGATACGCCCCGATGCCGTTGCTGCTGCCCCCTCCGGAAACACCGGATGCCGAAGTGCGCGAATGGCTGAAAAATATGCTGTCGCGCCTGACGGCGATGATCCACCTCGGCGATCGCGGATTCACACCCGACCGTCCGCTCGAGCTGACTCTGACGGAGAATTTTCTGCCGCAGATCTTCATCTCCGGCTATTCGCACGATGTGCGGATCGCCTCGGTGGTCTGCGATCTTGAAGGCGCATTCGCCGCCCTGACCGGATACCTGAAGGAGAATGGCCACCACCGCATCGGAGTCATCGGCGAATGTTTCGAGCCGAATCCTTATTTCAACTACACTTACCGCAGCCGCACCGCCCGCTCCATCGACGCCCTCCGCCGGAACGGGATGGAACTGCGCGATGAATGGATTCTGCGGATTCCGCAGCTCTCCTCCCCCCTGGAACCGCTGAGGGACATGCTTCAAGCCTGCGGAAAAGAGCTGCCGGGCGTCTTCTTCTGCAGCAACGACGCCACCGCCGAACGGACGTTCACGGCATTGCGGGAGCTGGGACGCAAGGTTCCCGGCGAATTCTCCCTGGTCGGCGCCGACGATACCGGCATTGCGGAAAAAATGCCGGTTCCCCTGACCACGCTGAAAGTGCCGATGTACGCGATCGGCCGCACCTCGGTCGACCTGGCGCTCGAACGCTTCTACAACGGGCCTGCCGAAGAAACACGGCTCAGAAAGATCCCGTCGACGCTTGTCCTCCGGTCATCGGTCAAACCGCAGGGAGAGCATTCCGCATTCCCCGAACGCTTACCATAA
- the murJ gene encoding murein biosynthesis integral membrane protein MurJ produces MNTGGGHGILKSSLGVSAATLLSRVLGLVRVMLEARVLGGDAIASAWGLAFAIPNTFRRLLGEGALGTALIPLISETDAKSGPEQVRRELGIVFSVLSLILALVVAVVAGGALGLRRLALTGSVQEFLPVLASERVQLALMILPLLMPYAFFICLVGAIGAVLNTRKIFVLPALGALLLNFFLIGGLYAAFRRGLAGTELVGFLEFLSVLVLISGAIQLALMLLLLWKAGRFPAMSRKAFRESGILGRLWRLVLPGMIGGAALQISFLVDRALAICLGPKAVPALNYVDRIIDLPIGIYAIALGSVLTATMSRAAARGNLDEISHDLTFSLRHVYFLCVPMAVGVIFFWEPMIRILCLGGNYTEEDLMAARMVAIFYGAGIPAFCSIKVLLAPFNARKMMMTTLRYSLIAIGCNIVLNLILMWHLKQGGIALSTVLASMLNNTLLLRHLQKEGIPLGSRSIIRTFARSLGVALAAGTLLYWLYPLLRIRLTFRHVGEFPAFAVLGVLFLVLYFGGSLLCRAPELPELFSVMRRGKHSA; encoded by the coding sequence ATGAACACAGGCGGCGGACACGGCATCCTCAAAAGCTCGCTCGGCGTATCGGCCGCGACGCTTCTGTCGCGCGTGCTCGGGCTCGTGCGCGTCATGCTTGAAGCGCGCGTGCTCGGCGGCGACGCGATTGCGAGCGCCTGGGGGCTTGCGTTCGCGATTCCGAACACGTTCCGCCGGCTGCTCGGCGAAGGGGCGCTCGGAACCGCCCTGATTCCGCTCATCTCCGAAACCGATGCAAAATCCGGGCCGGAGCAGGTCCGCCGCGAGCTCGGCATCGTCTTTTCGGTGCTTTCGCTGATTCTCGCCCTCGTGGTGGCGGTCGTCGCCGGAGGAGCGCTCGGGCTGCGCCGCCTTGCCCTCACCGGCTCCGTGCAGGAGTTCCTGCCGGTACTGGCCAGCGAACGCGTCCAACTGGCGCTCATGATCCTGCCGCTGCTGATGCCGTATGCGTTCTTCATCTGCCTTGTCGGCGCGATCGGCGCGGTGCTGAACACGCGGAAGATCTTCGTGCTGCCCGCGCTCGGCGCACTGCTGCTGAATTTTTTCCTGATCGGCGGCCTCTACGCGGCTTTCCGCCGCGGCCTGGCCGGAACTGAGCTGGTCGGTTTCCTCGAGTTCCTTTCGGTCCTCGTCCTCATCTCCGGCGCAATTCAGCTTGCGCTCATGCTGCTGCTGCTCTGGAAAGCCGGACGGTTTCCGGCCATGTCGCGCAAAGCCTTCCGCGAAAGCGGCATTCTCGGGCGGCTCTGGCGGCTTGTGCTGCCCGGCATGATCGGTGGAGCCGCGCTGCAGATCAGCTTCCTCGTCGACCGCGCGCTGGCGATCTGCCTCGGCCCTAAAGCGGTTCCGGCGCTCAACTACGTGGACCGCATCATCGACCTGCCGATCGGCATCTACGCCATCGCGCTCGGCTCGGTGCTGACCGCGACGATGTCGCGGGCCGCCGCGCGCGGCAATCTCGACGAAATTTCGCACGACCTCACCTTCAGTTTGCGGCACGTCTATTTCCTCTGCGTTCCCATGGCGGTCGGAGTCATCTTTTTCTGGGAACCGATGATCCGCATCCTCTGCCTCGGCGGAAACTATACCGAAGAGGACCTCATGGCCGCCCGCATGGTCGCGATCTTCTACGGCGCCGGAATTCCGGCCTTCTGTTCGATCAAGGTGCTTCTCGCACCGTTCAACGCCCGCAAGATGATGATGACCACGCTGCGTTATTCGCTGATCGCCATCGGCTGCAACATCGTGCTGAATTTGATCCTGATGTGGCACCTGAAGCAGGGGGGCATCGCGCTCTCCACCGTGCTCGCCTCGATGCTGAACAACACGCTCCTGCTGCGCCACCTGCAGAAGGAGGGGATTCCGCTCGGCAGCCGCAGCATCATCCGGACCTTCGCCCGCTCGCTCGGCGTCGCGCTTGCCGCCGGGACGCTGCTTTACTGGCTCTACCCGCTGCTCCGCATCCGGTTGACCTTCCGCCACGTCGGGGAGTTTCCGGCCTTCGCGGTGCTCGGCGTGCTGTTCCTCGTCCTCTACTTCGGCGGAAGCCTGCTCTGCCGTGCGCCGGAGCTCCCGGAACTCTTCAGCGTCATGCGGCGCGGCAAGCATTCCGCATAG
- a CDS encoding pyridoxine 5'-phosphate synthase — translation MIMLKLGVNIDHIATVRQARKAAAPRPLEGALLAEKAGAWGITAHLREDRRHIQDADIRELAAHVKNLNMEMAVTGEMVRIACEVRPHSSCLVPEKRQELTTEGGLDVAGQLEKVAAAVEKLHAAGIVVSLFIDPEFDQLDAAAKAGADYVELHTGTYSNAAGAERRKELDRLIAAAEHAHKLGLSVNAGHGIDYENIAGILEIPHLSELNIGHSIVGRAIMTGMEQAVREMLDAMKPYAK, via the coding sequence ATCATCATGCTGAAGCTCGGAGTGAACATCGACCATATCGCCACCGTGCGGCAGGCGCGCAAAGCCGCCGCCCCGCGGCCGCTCGAAGGCGCCCTCCTCGCGGAGAAGGCTGGAGCCTGGGGCATCACCGCGCACCTGCGCGAGGACCGCCGCCATATCCAGGACGCCGACATCCGCGAACTCGCCGCCCATGTGAAGAATCTGAATATGGAGATGGCGGTCACCGGCGAGATGGTCCGCATCGCCTGCGAGGTCAGGCCGCACAGCAGCTGCCTCGTGCCGGAGAAACGCCAGGAGCTGACCACTGAAGGCGGCCTCGATGTCGCCGGGCAGCTCGAAAAGGTCGCGGCGGCGGTGGAGAAGCTTCATGCGGCCGGCATTGTCGTCAGCCTTTTCATCGATCCGGAATTCGACCAGCTTGATGCAGCCGCGAAAGCCGGCGCGGACTATGTCGAGCTTCATACCGGCACCTATTCGAACGCCGCCGGCGCGGAGCGGCGAAAGGAGCTCGACCGCCTGATCGCAGCCGCGGAACATGCGCACAAGCTCGGACTCTCGGTCAATGCCGGACACGGCATCGACTACGAAAACATCGCCGGAATCCTCGAAATCCCGCACCTTTCGGAGCTGAACATCGGCCATTCGATCGTCGGCCGCGCCATCATGACCGGCATGGAGCAGGCCGTCCGCGAAATGCTCGACGCCATGAAACCCTACGCGAAGTGA